A stretch of Saccharothrix texasensis DNA encodes these proteins:
- a CDS encoding helix-turn-helix domain-containing protein: MPRGSSPTLRKRRLVSELRRLREAADLTIEDVAERLECSASKISRIETGRVGVTPRDVRDMLSAYGADRATSEELVQLARDARRRAWWDEFGDIAPGRYVGFEADAEWVRTYQGLMVPGLLQSEAYTRALIRAVLPGAEPAEVDRRVELRKARQALLLEDDPLRLHVVVDEAALRRLVGGPEVIAEQLARLTEVGKLRNITLQVAPFEAGGHAAMDGPFVILSFPEQSDPAVVYIESPKGDVYWEQPADVARYADMFARLSAQSLDPAASSALIGRVARELA; the protein is encoded by the coding sequence ATGCCACGGGGCAGCAGCCCGACGCTGCGCAAGCGACGGCTGGTCAGCGAGCTGCGGCGGCTGCGCGAGGCGGCCGACCTCACCATCGAGGACGTCGCCGAGCGGCTGGAGTGCTCGGCGTCCAAGATCAGCCGCATCGAGACCGGCCGCGTCGGCGTCACCCCGCGCGACGTCCGCGACATGCTCTCGGCCTACGGCGCCGACCGGGCCACCTCGGAGGAGCTCGTGCAGCTGGCCCGCGACGCGCGGCGGCGGGCGTGGTGGGACGAGTTCGGCGACATCGCGCCCGGCCGCTACGTCGGGTTCGAGGCCGACGCCGAGTGGGTGCGCACCTACCAGGGCCTCATGGTGCCCGGCCTGCTCCAGTCCGAGGCGTACACCAGGGCGCTGATCCGGGCCGTGCTGCCGGGCGCGGAGCCGGCCGAGGTGGACCGCCGGGTGGAGCTGCGCAAGGCGCGGCAGGCGCTGCTGCTGGAGGACGACCCGCTGCGCCTGCACGTGGTCGTGGACGAGGCAGCCCTGAGGAGGCTGGTCGGCGGCCCGGAGGTGATAGCCGAGCAGCTGGCACGACTCACCGAGGTCGGAAAACTGCGGAACATCACCCTGCAGGTGGCCCCTTTCGAGGCGGGCGGTCACGCTGCGATGGACGGTCCGTTCGTCATCCTGTCGTTTCCCGAGCAGTCGGATCCGGCCGTGGTATACATCGAAAGTCCGAAGGGCGATGTGTATTGGGAACAGCCCGCGGACGTCGCCAGGTATGCCGACATGTTCGCACGGCTGAGCGCTCAATCGCTCGACCCGGCCGCCTCGTCCGCGCTGATCGGACGGGTGGCGCGCGAGCTCGCCTGA
- a CDS encoding DUF397 domain-containing protein, translating to MQRQWRKSARSSAGGPECVEIALDRNGAGVRDSKDRSRGELGFGFAQWSRFVGGAKNGEFDGR from the coding sequence ATGCAACGCCAGTGGCGCAAGAGCGCGCGGTCGTCCGCCGGTGGTCCGGAGTGCGTGGAAATCGCGCTCGACCGGAACGGCGCCGGTGTGCGTGATTCGAAGGACCGAAGCCGCGGCGAGTTGGGCTTCGGTTTCGCGCAGTGGTCGCGATTCGTCGGCGGCGCGAAGAACGGCGAATTCGACGGCCGCTGA
- a CDS encoding DedA family protein, whose amino-acid sequence MALLTDALEGLAGLPQPAVLAVTGALTLAECTLGVGFIAPGESALLLAATTVTSTSRFLVMWLVVSVCAVAGDSIGYFLGRRYGDRLRDSKVVRKLGQEHWDKAGALLRRRGAWAVFFARFMPVVRTLVPASAGASKLEYRRFLPASIAGAVSWSALHIGIGSAAGASAKYIESVFNGAMWALMGIAVVVGVVVVLRRRRKAARTGTPPRELEEVA is encoded by the coding sequence ATGGCCTTGCTGACCGACGCCCTGGAAGGGCTCGCCGGTCTGCCGCAGCCCGCCGTGCTCGCGGTGACGGGCGCGTTGACGTTGGCGGAGTGCACGTTGGGCGTCGGCTTCATCGCGCCGGGCGAGAGCGCGCTGCTGCTGGCCGCGACGACGGTCACCAGCACGTCCCGGTTCCTGGTCATGTGGCTGGTCGTGTCGGTGTGCGCGGTGGCGGGGGACAGCATCGGCTACTTCCTCGGCCGCCGCTACGGCGATCGGCTGCGGGACAGCAAGGTGGTGCGCAAGCTCGGCCAGGAGCACTGGGACAAGGCCGGCGCGCTGCTCCGCAGGCGTGGCGCGTGGGCCGTCTTCTTCGCCCGCTTCATGCCGGTGGTGCGGACCCTGGTGCCCGCGTCGGCGGGGGCCTCGAAGCTGGAGTACCGGCGGTTCCTGCCGGCCTCGATCGCGGGTGCGGTGAGCTGGTCGGCGCTGCACATCGGCATCGGCTCGGCGGCGGGCGCGTCGGCGAAGTACATCGAGTCGGTGTTCAACGGCGCGATGTGGGCCTTGATGGGCATCGCGGTCGTGGTCGGCGTCGTGGTGGTGCTGCGCCGGCGGCGAAAGGCCGCCAGGACCGGCACCCCGCCACGTGAGCTGGAAGAGGTCGCCTGA